A stretch of DNA from bacterium:
GATCTCGCCGCCGGGGACTAGACACCGTTTTATTTCCCTCACAGTTGCTGGAAGGTCAACGACATGTTCCAATACCGCGGTGCAGAGGATAAAATCCAGGCAGGCCGGACGAAACGGCAGCCGGCTGGAATCAGCCACCACGGACACTTTGCCGCTTTTGAACAGATCCAACGAGATGATGCGCGGATGCCATTGACGACCGGCGCTGCCGAGGTCCAGGATGCGATAAGGGCCCTGCTCCAGTCTCGCCGCCAGTTGCCGCTGCAGCCGTATCTGCGAACGGTTTAAACAGGGCGTCGGTGGTTTGAGAAGGCGATAGAGTGATGTGTTCATATCTTTTCAGCGATGGTTTTGATGATTCGATGGTAATGGAACACCAGCTGAAACCAGGCGCGACAGCGTGTGTCCAAACGCAAACAAGAAAGTAAAAGCCGGAACAGGCTGCCGAAAAAATAGATGAGCA
This window harbors:
- a CDS encoding class I SAM-dependent methyltransferase, coding for MNTSLYRLLKPPTPCLNRSQIRLQRQLAARLEQGPYRILDLGSAGRQWHPRIISLDLFKSGKVSVVADSSRLPFRPACLDFILCTAVLEHVVDLPATVREIKRCLVPGGEIYIDVPFLQPFHADPTDYRRYTLPGLQQLFKEYRCMDCGVSVGPFSGIAMILRKIPAAGIANPKLALAVEAAAGWATFWIKYLDRLFPSGQAMHKVASGVYFYGKLGY